Part of the Bacillus cabrialesii genome is shown below.
TGCTCATGATAATGCCTTTTGTGTTAACAGCTTTTTGATACTCGTAGGATGTATACACAGAACCTTGGTCGCTATGTAACACGCAGTTCTCAGGCAATGTTGGCAGCTGCTCAAGTGTGTCTAAGACAAAGTCTGTGTCCTGCTTATCGCCAATCGTATAAGCAATCACTTCTCCATTGTATAAATCTAATATACTGGAAAGGTACAATTGTTTCTGCCCATAAGGCAAATATGTGATGTCCGTTACTAGTTTTTCAAGAGGGCGATCAGACTGAAAGTTCCGATCCAATATATTATCGACTACGGCATATGGCTGCCCATTCTTCTTACGCTTTTTCACCTTAACCCGGCACTGCCACTGATTTTTCTGCATAATACGTTGAACCGTTTTATGGTTGATACGCATTCCCTTTTTTAAAATGGCTGTGATTTTCCGATATCCATATCGATACTTGTGCTCTCGGCACAACGTACCGATTTGTTTTTCCAAATGTCGCTTGGGATGATCCTTCATCCGATTCTTCTTCCAACGATAATAAGACGCTCGAGAGATACCTAAATGAATACAGATATCCTGCACGGTCATTGTGCTGCGCAATACTTCTACAAGTTCGACTGACGTTTCGCTATCAACTTCCTTTCCAATTCGTTGTACTTTTTTAACACTTCATTCTGTTGTCTTAGATAACAATTCTCTGCCTGCAGTTTCTCTAATTCGGAAGAATACTCCGGACCTTTTCCGTAAGTGTATTGCTTTCCAACAGGCTGTTCGAATCGATGTGTATCACCAGCCTTATGCCATCTAACCCATGTCTGAACCTGTGTCTTATTCTTAATATTCAATTTCTGCATGATCTCTTTCATAGGTACGCCTGCCAATCTCATTTCTACAGCCTTCTGTTTCACTTCAACCGGATAACTCACTCTTGTCCCCATAGAAAAAACACCCCCAAGTCTAATTTCGGATAACAATCATCCGTTTTCAAACTTGAAGGTGTTTTTATTTGTCTCATCTTATGGGGTCAGTCCCGGGGCTGAGTGGTTTTTTTTATGGGCGAGGTGCAGGGCTAATGATCCGAGCCATTTAAAAAAATGGATCAAAGGTATCGACAAAAACAGAAGTTCAACATAAGAGTTGATTGCAAGGTTCAGCTTTTTGAACTGAGTTCTTTTTTTCAAGTCTTTTTGCTGCTGGTTTATCATGTTATCACCTCTTCATTATCCATATTATACCACGACAATAAAATAAAAAGCCCTAAACATTTGCAGTTTTGGGCTTCTTTCTCATTTGCGGCCTCTAGCAATGAGAGACCTTCATTCTGGATATAGAATTTGCGTCTCCGTTCGGGGATTGTTTGCTTGCGGGAGACTGCATTTGTTATAGGGAAGAGCTAGCTTGTTTTCGTTTGACTGTTGTTTTGGAGATTCACTAATGAACGGATGCCGTCGACCATTTTGCTTCCGCACAAAGGACACAATGGCGTATCACTGCTGGCGAAGTTTTTTCGGGTCCAGCCGTTACAGTCTTCTTTTGTGCATTCCCAAGTACTCACATCTTCTTTAGGCAGCGGTTCTTGATTACGTTTGTTATAGTAAGACATAAAGTCACTTCTTCCCTCATGTATTTTACTGCACAATTCTTATTGTCTCATACTTTTCCCTAATCTCCTAATTCCTTTTTCTTTATGGCTTTCCAATCATCCCGTCTAAAAAGGAGAGGAGGGTGCTGTTAAATGCGTCGGGCTCTTCTAAAAACGGGCAATGGCTGCTTCTAGAAAAGGTGACGAGCGTCGAGCTTGGAATATTGCTGCGCAAGTGTTCCCCGGCTGCTGTAGAGAAAAATTTGCGGTCTTCCCCAAAGCACAGCAATGTCGGCACATTGATGTTTTGAAGAGTGCCGCGGTAATCAACAGCCGTTTGATTAAATAAAATCGTGCTTGAAATGGCAGCCGGCTGTTTGAGGATTTCTGCCAGCATCCATTCTGTTTCTGTCTCAGCAGGCGTTTCGGCGAACATATTATGGATGAAGCTTTTGTAGAATGGAAGCGGGTCAGTCTGAATGGCATGCATCGCCGTTTTTAAACCTTCAAAATCAAACGGGCCGTGTTCCCAGCCCTCCCATTGATAGTCGGAAGCGGATTGATCGATAATCACCGCGGCTTGTATGTTATCATTCCCAAATTGATTGAAATAATCCCATACAACGAAAGCGCCCATTGACCAGCCGGCAAGCACGGCGCGATCGAGCTCCATTGCTTTTAGAAATTCGCTTACGTCACGGGCATATTGGGAAATCGTATGTCCGTGAAGCACTTTGTCAGATTCGCCGTGTCCTCTAAGGTCGAGACGAATACACTGATAATTGCCAGAGAGTGCTGAAAATTGCTTGTGGAAAAATTGTCCGCTCATCAGCACACCGTGTATAAACAGGATCGGTGTGCCGCTCCCGTGCGTTTCATAATACAGTCGTGTCTGATCTTCTAATGTGATGTAAGGCATGTTTCTCCTCCTCTAGTTTCCGTCATGAGAATGACTGGCTGCTGTTGAACTGACGATGACAGCTGTCGCGGCTGCCTGCTGTGCCTGTATGGCTGTTTCGATAGCTGTGTATAGCCCGGATTCCATCAGCAGATTTTTCTCCAGATGCTCACTGAGATATAGGCTGACAGCAATTTTGAAGTTCATTTCTTTTTGCCATTTGAACCGTTTTTCTTGGTTCAGCTCGTGTGTGATGGTCAGAACGGTTTTGATATCAGGTTCTTCCAGAAATGCGAGCAGGGCAAGATCAGGGTAGTGAATATCCTTTGGTTTTTTGTGAGATGCAGTGATGGTTTGGAACAGCTTTCTGCATTGCAAGACAAGCGTTTCAGCGTCTTTTTCAGTGTGCAGGGCAAGGATGTGGCTGGTTTGATGTAAGTGATGGCCTTTGCGAAATTCGCCAGCCGCCAGCTGCCGATAGCACGCTTCCGCTTTATTCAGCGCCTGTAATCCTTGCCCATTCTCGGCCATTAATACAGCAAGCGGAGTATTCTGAGTTGAAGTGAGAAAATAATGATTTTTCTTCATCTGCTGATAAACAGCAAGCCCCATGTTCATTTGTTCTTTATGGTTTGCCGTTTCAGATTTGCCGGTGAGCAAGATCAGAGCGGAAAGGTACGTGAAAATGTCCCGTTTGTATCCAAGCCTCACCATCTCGTTGTATCTGTCAATAAAAGTAAGAAATGCTTGTTTGGCTTCCTGCTGAAAATGAATGTCCAGAATGGAAGCAACAGTAAAGCGGTGATGTGAATTGAGTGTTGAGAAGCTGCCGATGTTTGATTTAATATAGCTGCTCAAATCATAGAAGCGCTGAAAATCAAACTCTCTTTTATTCACAATATATGCAGAAGAAATGAGCATTAATATCTGATCGTGTGCAACTTTCCATTTTAATTTTGATTTTAATTCGGCATAAATGGAAATGTATTGCCTTGTTTTTTCATTTAGGTCGTTTGTCAGCATAAAAATCAGCTCCTTTTCGCTGTTTTTATGTTATACGAGTAATGGGGGCCAAAAGTTTCATATAGAAAAAACTTGCCTGCAAGAGGCAAGTTTGTCGGGTTATTTATGGGGGTCCGTTATATCCATCGGTCTCATCATGTCATAGTCTTCATGCTCAAGAATATGGCAGTGCCATACGTAGCGTCCGCTGTACGGCCCGAATGTCGCCGCGATTCTCAGGACTTCCCCGGCGTGAGCCTGAATGGTGTCTTTCCAGCCCTTTTCACTTGGGGGCGGCGGAACAGCCGGGCCGGTATAGGATAATGCCCCGCTTTCTTGATAGCGCGCGATATCAAACGGGCGCCGGTCTATCACACGGAAGGAGACCAGATGCAGGTGAATCGGATGTGTTCCGCGCGTCGGATTGATAATGGACCATATTTCAGTTGTGCCGGCTTTTGGCGCTTCTGTGACAGGGTCGTGCCAGCGCTTGTTATTGAGAAGAAGGACAGGTCTGCCGTATTCATCCTGGGTGCCTGCCAGTTTCAGTGTTCTGATGTTTTGTATTCTTTCATTCTGTACTGAAGGGTATGAGGCGAGATACTTTGGCTTTCTGCTTTCGTCTTTTTGTGCCAATGGTTTTGTGACTTTGAATTGCATGATATTCGCATCTGTTTCAGGGTTGACGTCACCGCCGCAGCCAGCGCTGTTTGCCAAAATGATCGATTGCCCTTCATAGGCTGTGAAGTCAATGATGATATCGTAACGTTCAGCGGGCGCAAGACTGAAAGAGGTCAATTTAACAGAGCGCGGCAGGAGCCCGCCGTCTGAACCAATCTGAATAAATTCCCCGCCATTATCGAGTGACAGGTTATAGGTTCTCGTATTGGAGGCGTTGATGACGCGGAAGCGGTATTTCCTCGGTTCGACCTCCAAGTATGGCCATACTTTTCCGTTGACGAGTATGGTTTCTCCGCAAAAAGCCGGAACGATTGAGGGGTTAGGCAGTGACGGGGAAGGGTTTTCCGGTCCACTTGGATAAAACAAAGAGCCATCCTCGTTGATCGTGCGGTCTGTGATAAGAAGCGGTACGTCGTATTCGCCGGAAGGCAGCTTTAATCGTTTTTCCTTTGGATCGTGAATGATATAAGCGCCAATAAGTCCGGCATACACATTCAGCCTGGTGAGCGCCATGGCGTGATCGTGATACCACAAAATAGCACCGCGCTGCTGATTCGGATAATGATAAACCTCTCTTTTGAAATAAGGGCCTGTTTGTTCAAAGTCTTTGGAAAACCAGGCCTCCGGATACCCGTCACTATCATCAGGCGTGACGCCTCCGTGTAAATGAACAACAGTCTTTACCTCGGGCTCTTCATGCTGGCTGTCACTGTGATGAATGGTGTGATCAATCGGAAGGAAATGCGTTGAAGGCAGGTTATTCATCCATTTCACATATACGTTTTCATTTCTTTTGACCTCAATGGTAGGCCCCGGAAATAAGCCGTTGTAGCCCCACAGGCGGGTCGGAGGAAGATCGCGGTGGAGCTGATGAGTGCATTCTTCCATGGTGACTTCGTAGTATGTCTTTTCTTTTGATTGCTGTACCGGCTTTAGTGTATCTGGGATTGGGAGAGCATCCGCAAATTTTTCAAGTGTCATTTTCATCTGTCCTTATCTAAATTTTCCAAATTGGTACTATAGTTAATGACAATAAGGACGTGATGGTTACAAAAAAATCTGCCTGCCCAATGAAGAAAA
Proteins encoded:
- a CDS encoding IS3 family transposase (programmed frameshift); its protein translation is MGTRVSYPVEVKQKAVEMRLAGVPMKEIMQKLNIKNKTQVQTWVRWHKAGDTHRFEQPVGKQYTYGKGPEYSSELEKLQAENCYLRQQNEVFKKVQRIGKEVDSETSVELVEVLRSTMTVQDICIHLGISRASYYRWKKNRMKDHPKRHLEKQIGTLCREHKYRYGYRKITAILKKGMRINHKTVQRIMQKNQWQCRVKVKKRKKNGQPYAVVDNILDRNFQSDRPLEKLVTDITYLPYGQKQLYLSSILDLYNGEVIAYTIGDKQDTDFVLDTLEQLPTLPENCVLHSDQGSVYTSYEYQKAVNTKGIIMSMSRKGTPADNASIESFHSLLKSETFYLNSIDRTTTAIVERTVTEYIHYYNNIRIQTKLNNQSPINYRQLAV
- a CDS encoding cold-shock protein codes for the protein MSYYNKRNQEPLPKEDVSTWECTKEDCNGWTRKNFASSDTPLCPLCGSKMVDGIRSLVNLQNNSQTKTS
- a CDS encoding alpha/beta fold hydrolase; translated protein: MPYITLEDQTRLYYETHGSGTPILFIHGVLMSGQFFHKQFSALSGNYQCIRLDLRGHGESDKVLHGHTISQYARDVSEFLKAMELDRAVLAGWSMGAFVVWDYFNQFGNDNIQAAVIIDQSASDYQWEGWEHGPFDFEGLKTAMHAIQTDPLPFYKSFIHNMFAETPAETETEWMLAEILKQPAAISSTILFNQTAVDYRGTLQNINVPTLLCFGEDRKFFSTAAGEHLRSNIPSSTLVTFSRSSHCPFLEEPDAFNSTLLSFLDGMIGKP
- a CDS encoding DUF4003 family protein codes for the protein MLTNDLNEKTRQYISIYAELKSKLKWKVAHDQILMLISSAYIVNKREFDFQRFYDLSSYIKSNIGSFSTLNSHHRFTVASILDIHFQQEAKQAFLTFIDRYNEMVRLGYKRDIFTYLSALILLTGKSETANHKEQMNMGLAVYQQMKKNHYFLTSTQNTPLAVLMAENGQGLQALNKAEACYRQLAAGEFRKGHHLHQTSHILALHTEKDAETLVLQCRKLFQTITASHKKPKDIHYPDLALLAFLEEPDIKTVLTITHELNQEKRFKWQKEMNFKIAVSLYLSEHLEKNLLMESGLYTAIETAIQAQQAAATAVIVSSTAASHSHDGN
- the cotA gene encoding outer spore coat copper-dependent laccase CotA; its protein translation is MTLEKFADALPIPDTLKPVQQSKEKTYYEVTMEECTHQLHRDLPPTRLWGYNGLFPGPTIEVKRNENVYVKWMNNLPSTHFLPIDHTIHHSDSQHEEPEVKTVVHLHGGVTPDDSDGYPEAWFSKDFEQTGPYFKREVYHYPNQQRGAILWYHDHAMALTRLNVYAGLIGAYIIHDPKEKRLKLPSGEYDVPLLITDRTINEDGSLFYPSGPENPSPSLPNPSIVPAFCGETILVNGKVWPYLEVEPRKYRFRVINASNTRTYNLSLDNGGEFIQIGSDGGLLPRSVKLTSFSLAPAERYDIIIDFTAYEGQSIILANSAGCGGDVNPETDANIMQFKVTKPLAQKDESRKPKYLASYPSVQNERIQNIRTLKLAGTQDEYGRPVLLLNNKRWHDPVTEAPKAGTTEIWSIINPTRGTHPIHLHLVSFRVIDRRPFDIARYQESGALSYTGPAVPPPPSEKGWKDTIQAHAGEVLRIAATFGPYSGRYVWHCHILEHEDYDMMRPMDITDPHK